From one Plasmodium yoelii strain 17X genome assembly, chromosome: 12 genomic stretch:
- a CDS encoding ribosomal protein S16, mitochondrial, putative: MIRRLFLPYFSKDKGPPRIRCQINGVKRKRFFKIVVANQKDKKNGKHIEVLGTYVNKNNIKEKLNTYNITNPSNDCYYNNVENIKEIRLRFNRVKFWLAANCNFSDHMKYVLSLCKLIPQYPVKYSRRCSDKYYYKYNEIINKHKLIQAQKIDNFLKTDLNIQYSNNFDDSSTQPKEKDDYIYTPEELTYLKKLAKNRNLDFEYTDKIRKIIR; the protein is encoded by the coding sequence ATGATAAGAAGATTGTTTTTACCATATTTTTCCAAAGATAAGGGTCCACCAAGAATCAGGTGTCAAATAAACGGcgttaaaagaaaaagattTTTCAAAATAGTAGTAGCAAACCAAAAAGATAAGAAAAATGGGAAACATATAGAAGTCTTAGGAacatatgttaataaaaataatataaaagaaaaattgaatacatataatattacCAACCCTAGCAATGattgttattataataatgtggaaaatattaaagaaaTTAGACTGCGATTTAATAGAGTCAAATTTTGGCTAGCTGCAAATTGCAACTTTAGTGATCATATGAAATATGTTTTAAGCTTATGTAAATTAATACCACAATATCCTGTAAAGTATAGCCGAAGATGTTCcgataaatattattataaatataatgaaattataaataaacataaacTCATACAAGCGCAAAAAATCGATAACTTTTTAAAAACTGATTTAAATATTcaatattcaaataattttgatGATTCATCAACACAACCCAAAGAAAAAgatgattatatatatacacccGAAGAACTTACATACCTTAAAAAATTAGCAAAAAATAGGAATTTAGATTTTGAGTATACAGacaaaattagaaaaattattaggTAA